Proteins encoded in a region of the Botrytis cinerea B05.10 chromosome 11, complete sequence genome:
- the Bccox19 gene encoding Bccox19 codes for MSTFGSPGGRMVNNKPSPPERGSFPLDHDGECKSVMQSYLSCMKKVRGMNDPECRDLAKSYLSCRMDRNLMAKDEFKNLGFADESSETNGADKKDVKEGGNDANKHKNELRW; via the exons ATGAGTACATTTGGAAGCCCGGGTGGGCGTATGGTCAATAATAAACCTTCGCC GCCAGAAAGAGGAAGTTTTCCATTGGATCATGATG GCGAATGCAAATCAGTGATGCAAAGTTATCTCAGTTGCATGAAGAAAGTTCGAGGCATGAATGATCCAGAATGTAGAGATCTGGCGAAATCATATTTGTCGTGTCGGATGGATAG GAATTTAATGGCAAAGGACGAATTCAAGAACTTGGGGTTCGCAGATGAAAGCTCGGAGACAAATGGTGCAGATAAGAAAGATGTAAAAGAGGGTGGCAACGATGCAAACAAACATAAGAACGAGCTAAGGTGGTGA
- the Bcprd3 gene encoding Bcprd3, with translation MFANIILLAAVLPVFLAHAQGSFTTWSPPGPGDVRSPCPAMNSLANHGFLPHDGKGITVPDVITALDAALNVGADFATAIGSAGLLSVQGNLLATSFNLDDLNEHNFPIEHDGSLSRADYYSSPNHDDYSFNQTIFDQFLSFFTSPETSIPVAAAAKYARVKYEEEHDPHFSYSAQHFVLSYGETALYLSTLGDPVEGVADVEWVRVFFEEERLPYREGWRRGSVQTNLPSLAGMIARLILANEDVLPEGLEVTAQTVGIAFGGYNPATGVLNHVIG, from the exons ATGTTTGCAAACATAATTTTATTAGCAGCAGTGTTGCCAGTTTTTCTTGCACATGCTCAAGGGAGCTTCACAACTTGGTCACCACCTGGTCCAGGTGATGTTCGTTCTCCATGTCCTGCGATGAATTCCCTCGCCAATCATGGATTTCTCCCGCACGATGGAAAAGGGATCACGGTCCCTGATGTTATCACCGCGTTAGATGCTGCTCTGAA CGTGGGTGCCGATTTTGCCACTGCCATTGGCAGCGCCGGTCTGCTGTCAGTCCAAGGCAATCTCCTCGCTACATCCTTCAACCTCGATGATCTAAACGAACACAACTTCCCCATCGAACACGACGGATCACTTTCCCGCGCCGACTATTACTCTTCTCCAAACCACGATGACTATTCATTCAACCAAACAATCTTTGACCAATTCCTCTCATTCTTCACTTCTCCCGAAACATCCATCCCCGTCGCTGCAGCCGCCAAATACGCACGTGTGAAATATGAAGAAGAGCATGATCCGCACTTTTCATACTCGGCTCAGCATTTTGTACTGAGCTATGGAGAGACGGCGTTGTATTTGAGTACGCTGGGGGATCCGGTGGAGGGCGTGGCGGATGTAGAGTGGGTGAGGGTGTTTTTTGAGGAGGAACGGTTACCGTATCGGGAGGgctggagaagagggagCGTTCAAACGAATCTGCCGAGCTTGGCGGGGATGATCGCCCGGTTGATATTGGCTAATGAGGATGTGTTGCCAGAGGGCTTGGAGGTGACGGCCCAGACGGTGGGGATTGCTTTTGGGGGATACAATCCGGCGACGGGGGTGTTGAATCATGTGATTGGGTGA
- the Bcprd3 gene encoding Bcprd3, which produces MFANIILLAAVLPVFLAHAQGSFTTWSPPGPGDVRSPCPAMNSLANHGFLPHDGKGITVPDVITALDAALKYDFSLSHQALPIVS; this is translated from the coding sequence ATGTTTGCAAACATAATTTTATTAGCAGCAGTGTTGCCAGTTTTTCTTGCACATGCTCAAGGGAGCTTCACAACTTGGTCACCACCTGGTCCAGGTGATGTTCGTTCTCCATGTCCTGCGATGAATTCCCTCGCCAATCATGGATTTCTCCCGCACGATGGAAAAGGGATCACGGTCCCTGATGTTATCACCGCGTTAGATGCTGCTCTGAAGTATGATTTCTCTTTGTCACATCAAGCTTTACCCATTGTATCTTAA
- the Bccdc39 gene encoding Bccdc39 encodes MVNSRGGTFTPSPAQTIVTGVSHSPHGSHHSTFSAGASPSTNSPIGGSGVNKIVVAQVYLLLGTIKEDKDRTKWEQQAEQLRKLVDEHGMEVFSKYFSRLVVGNAPQIFPGINRPVLNSGNYQILVNEVHKVAHDVDQAGKIAESIETGNEDIFRDFDLSTFMDHFKLDALEKTILALAFKTGSRSDLKTKADAILSANYQGFVEALSQVNQGQEDLTPSFLATIVDRFIQGRPPNLDRQAQVLLFRAISYRFRDHPEQDIPAPTEVLAALFLMSIITEGNALVLYIQKTGAAFTSDEETCRNYIRHAGDITLDEAQVSDALLYTAISRTPTFSPQVFVSSLRKEVPAGFSWLQVVQHFDTPELRISPQQFLAVYEAIRPIALEDPAIIPQLLGGVWQNTETQLSFISAYASLNPHELDASTIPKLRPSFTLDDYADAKPEVRERAEWAVRHPLVSVITLTSVFIVALRETQYSETVEAKRLFQEVVVPNLDIFLVSAFGVPRPWPELAVETINNLFERFLFRVDGHYDFVLASLWRKDKTWVAQRLMDAHVKAPLELPLILEHAIKHEWLHELASMLNGFGLDLAALAHSRSYLDIKDWKATNSPREEELGTALLTFLSIKAQHEIVCQKTSQPHSIMLPVKTVFAMLNVLEEILPKEPSAELIAVQRTCITAYPRLINYGQDDELDRIIDNNGLVTNMLSENAQHMMEQHYKQMYSQELKVRQIVDALAGYKSARDPYQQDVFACMIHGLFDEYTLYSTYPLEALATTAVLFGGIIQNKLIADLPLEIGLGMILEAVRDHLPEESMYKFGLQALLQFIPRLSEWPGFCHQLLQVPGLEGTEPWKRAQNVIHDQQEDMLRNGHNDLMNGGGITNGNIDVLLSAEPSAPPFNSINVDPLPPNADFKDPDPEAQGKVQFLLNNITEVNVQSKFHELKSALDETNQKWFAGHLVEERAKVQPNYHVLYLKLVKLFEDKILWNQLLRETFISVSKLLNAESTLQSSIDRTHLKNLGGWLGSMTLANDKPVKHRNIAFKQLLLEACDTQRLIVVIPFVCKVLFEGRNSVVFKPPNPWLMDIIHLLIELYHNAELKLNLKFEIEVLCKGLSLDHKSIKPSTEFQSRIPPIEEATEPMAVPDGLDRFENLSVNGLGGGIASGRFSPQEILSTMPDLGPLLTYPPSNDMVNTRQLHDILKTAITRAVHEIISPVVERSVTIAAISTAQMIHKDFATEPNEARVRSAAINMVKKTAGSLALVTSKEPLRASMTNYIRTLSVEHQLPEGTIIMCVNSNLDLACSQVEKKAEERAVPEIEEILEPELEARRLHHIRRPDDPYIDPQLSRWAWTIPSPYKLQPSMSGLNQEQMAIYDEFARQPRLLPLADRSSVAGSLAGTTHVATASDATTSITNDLLRDQFPTVPNLPAPAETPTIPLVNNQQAPYSQPSAALSNGRMPNLAMNPQGLPEKVQRLLADLQQTTADIPEQHYMDLPRPHPVIEILDALYGLIIRSQQGQEPYDIWIAEQICGIVFSGSENTLVIECLVHVLENIIRIGGRCAVRVSMIIGQQVGEALLHVPLIIALVKAEMIDWARVDFATSTALAERKEGTLEFFLSLLEQVFLCDRPLALYTDVAKSLEVAFEWISKEPDLEVGQQLKEKLAASALPKSVGRGQNERLAFRQDQMEYVFEEWIHLFSNPIAPERAALVFISHMYNRQLINDKEDLCLFLRLSIDTSVERFEQQIQMHGFLNDAYIPIDALAKLISLLVRGYEREGEVKGDKAAFLESVLSVITLVLNHHHVMRGEGFNQKVFTRLLSSMLCHLNTFSADLSETENRQIILTFAEKLIKLQPAYFPGFVYGWMTLISHRFFLVPLMGLPDDMGWQPFAKLAECLLSYTGELLKPLQLTLAARDIYQGVLKFFLVLQHDYPDFVVAYSSKLCANVPSHCVQLLNLILNAHPTKIQLPDPLQPGLKIERIEEIRMSPEIVNSIDIEGTLQSTGLYEILEQALQNGPSEDAVAHITHTIQRKQTEVSGPGFVPVNVDLQLIESIVLHICMYAVTRASQKGELNSFARGSTDAALLSMLVHELNPEARHYLLTSIVNQLRFPNAHTNYFVQALLELFGNDVNDQEESDISQQILRVLLERAFVSLPIPWGVLNMVIELAKNENKYKFFDLPYIKSTPEVAERIAVIVQRSLSR; translated from the exons ATGGTGAATTCAAGAGGGGGGACTTTCACACCTTCACCGGCGCAAACAATTGTGACAGGAGTTAGTCATTCACCTCACGGCTCGCATCATAGTACATTCAGTGCTGGCGCAAGTCCATCTACAAACAGTCCAATCGGTGGCAGCGGAGTCAATAAAATCGTCGTCGCTCAGGTTTACCTGTTACTCGGTACAATTAAAGAAGATAAAGATCGCACAAAGTGGGAACAACAAGCTGAACAGCTCAGAAAG CTAGTTGATGAGCACGGCATGGAAGTATTCTCAAAATACTTCAGCCGACTTGTGGTTGGCAACGCACCGCAGATATTTCCTGGCATTAATCGACCGGTTCTTAATTCAGGCAACTATCAGATTTTGGTAAATGAAGTACACAAGGTTGCCCATGATGTTGACCAGGCTGGGAAGATTGCGGAGTCCATAGAGACGGGGAATGAAGACATCTTCCGTGATTTCGACCTTTCAACCTTTATGGATCATTTTAAGCTAGACGCGCTCGAGAAGACAATTCTAGCACTTGCATTTAAAACTGGATCAAGATCAGATCTTAAAACTAAAG CGGACGCTATCCTGTCAGCAAATTATCAAGGCTTCGTAGAAGCTCTATCTCAGGTGAATCAAGGTCAAGAAGATCTCACACCATCCTTCCTCGCCACGATAGTCGATCGATTTATCCAAGGTCGTCCACCGAATCTCGATCGTCAAGCGCAAGTTCTACTGTTTAGAGCAATCAGCTACCGTTTTCGCGACCATCCAGAGCAAGACATTCCCGCACCCACAGAAGTTCTCGCGGCGCTGTTCCTAATGTCGATAATTACAGAAGGGAATGCACTGGTATTATACATACAAAAAACCGGGGCAGCGTTCACATCAGACGAGGAGACATGCAGAAATTATATCCGACATGCTGGGGATATCACTCTCGATGAGGCACAAGTTTCTGATGCCTTACTATATACTGCCATCAGTCGAACCCCTACGTTCTCTCCGCAAGTATTTGTTAGTAGTCTGCGCAAAGAAGTTCCCGCAGGGTTCAGTTGGCTGCAAGTTGTACAGCATTTCGATACGCCAGAGCTGAGAATATCTCCACAACAATTTCTAGCAGTTTACGAAGCTATTCGACCAATTGCGCTTGAAGACCCTGCAATTATTCCACAACTGCTCGGTGGTGTCTGGCAAAATACTGAAACCCAGCTTTCTTTCATCAGCGCATATGCATCCTTGAACCCACACGAGCTTGATGCCTCCACCATTCCAAAGCTTAGGCCATCATTCACACTGGACGACTATGCCGATGCTAAGCCAGAGGTTCGAGAGCGTGCTGAATGGGCAGTGAGGCACCCGCTTGTGTCCGTTATCACACTAACATCGGTTTTCATCGTCGCCCTCAGAGAGACCCAATACTCAGAAACAGTTGAAGCGAAGCGATTGTTCCAAGAAGTGGTTGTACCAAACCTAGACATATTCCTAGTCTCAGCATTTGGTGTACCGCGACCGTGGCCTGAATTAGCAGTGGAGACAATCAACAATCTTTTCGAACGCTTTCTATTCAGGGTCGATGGTCACTATGATTTCGTCTTGGCAAGCTTATGGCGAAAAGACAAGACTTGGGTAGCACAACGCTTGATGGACGCGCATGTTAAGGCACCTCTCGAGCTTCCTCTTATATTAGAGCATGCAATAAAGCATGAATGGCTTCACGAACTGGCCTCCATGCTTAATGGCTTCGGCCTCGATCTCGCCGCCCTAGCACACTCACGTAGCTATCTGGACATCAAAGACTGGAAGGCTACGAATTCGCCACGAGAGGAAGAACTTGGCACAGCTCTATTGACTTTCCTGAGTATCAAAGCTCAACACGAGATTGTATGTCAAAAAACTTCGCAACCTCACAGTATAATGCTACCTGTCAAAACTGTATTCGCCATGCTGAATGTCTTGGAGGAAATTTTACCAAAAGAACCTTCTGCAGAGTTGATTGCAGTACAGCGGACTTGTATCACTGCATACCCTCGTTTGATAAATTATGGCCAGGATGACGAGCTAGACCGAATCATTGATAACAACGGCTTGGTGACCAACATGCTAAGCGAAAACGCACAGCACATGATGGAGCAGCATTATAAGCAGATGTATAGTCAAGAGCTCAAGGTTCGGCAGATTGTTGATGCCTTGGCTGGTTACAAATCTGCCCGCGACCCCTACCAGCAAGATGTGTTTGCCTGTATGATCCACGGCCTTTTTGATGAATATACCCTCTATTCTACCTATCCGCTTGAGGCTCTTGCAACAACCGCTGTTTTGTTCGGTGGTATCATTCAGAATAAGCTCATTGCTGATCTACCCCTTGAGATTGGTCTGGGTATGATTCTTGAAGCAGTCCGAGATCACCTTCCAGAGGAATCTATGTACAAATTCGGGTTACAGGCTTTATTGCAATTCATACCTCGTTTATCGGAATGGCCTGGATTCTGTCATCAGTTGCTACAAGTGCCTGGTCTCGAAGGTACGGAACCTTGGAAAAGAGCACAAAATGTCATACACGACCAACAAGAAGACATGTTGCGCAACGGGCATAATGACCTAATGAATGGAGGTGGAATTACAAATGGCAATATCGATGTACTGCTCTCTGCTGAACCTTCCGCACCACCATTCAACTCTATCAACGTGGATCCGCTCCCTCCAAATGCAGACTTTAAAGATCCCGACCCCGAAGCACAAGGCAAAGTGCAATTTTTGTTGAACAATATCACCGAGGTCAACGTGCAATCGAAATTCCACGAATTAAAAAGCGCCCTTGACGAGACAAATCAAAAGTGGTTCGCTGGTCATTTAGTAGAGGAACGAGCTAAAGTTCAGCCTAACTACCACGTCCTATATCTTAAACTAGTCAAACTTTTTGAAGACAAGATCTTATGGAACCAATTATTAAGAGAGACTTTTATCAGTGTTTCCAAGCTGCTTAATGCCGAAAGCACTTTGCAATCTTCAATCGACCGCACGCATTTGAAGAATCTCGGTGGTTGGTTAGGCTCTATGACACTTGCTAATGATAAGCCTGTCAAGCACAGGAACATTGCTTTCAAGCAACTGTTACTCGAGGCTTGCGACACGCAACGACTCATTGTTGTCATTCCATTCGTTTGCAAAGTTCTCTTCGAAGGCAGAAACTCGGTTGTCTTCAAACCACCAAACCCCTGGCTTATGGATATCATTCACCTTTTGATCGAATTGTACCACAACGCGGAGCTTAAGCTGAACCTCAAGTTTGAAATCGAAGTGCTCTGTAAAGGTTTGAGTCTGGATCATAAGAGTATCAAGCCCTCTACAGAATTCCAGAGCCGCATCCCACCCATTGAAGAGGCCACCGAGCCAATGGCAGTACCTGATGGTCTGGATAGATTCGAGAACCTTTCTGTGAATGGTTTAGGAGGCGGAATCGCCAGTGGCCGATTTTCTCCGCAAGAAATCCTTTCTACCATGCCTGATCTCGGACCACTTCTTACTTACCCCCCTAGCAATGACATGGTGAACACACGCCAATTGCATGATATTCTCAAAACCGCAATTACTCGAGCAGTCCATGAGATTATTTCGCCGGTTGTGGAACGTTCTGTCACTATTGCTGCTATTTCGACCGCTCAAATGATACACAAGGACTTTGCAACCGAGCCCAACGAAGCTCGTGTGCGCTCTGCAGCTATCAATATGGTCAAGAAGACTGCTGGTAGTCTCGCTTTGGTCACTTCTAAAGAGCCGTTGCGTGCAAGCATGacaaattatattagaaCATTATCAGTCGAGCATCAATTACCTGAAGGTACCATAATCATGTGTGTAAATTCAAATCTCGATCTAGCTTGTAGCCAGGTCGAAAAGAAGGCTGAGGAACGCGCTGTTCCTGAAATCGAAGAGATTCTGGAGCCAGAACTAGAAGCCCGACGCCTCCATCACATCAGACGACCAGATGATCCATACATTGATCCTCAACTCAGTCGCTGGGCCTGGACCATTCCAAGCCCGTATAAGTTGCAGCCGTCAATGTCTGGCCTTAACCAGGAGCAAATGGCGATTTACGATGAGTTTGCTCGTCAGCCGAGACTACTACCTCTGGCCGATAGAAGCTCAGTAGCAGGCTCCTTGGCCGGTACAACCCATGTTGCTACAGCTTCAGATGCAACAACATCTATCACCAATGATCTTCTACGAGATCAATTTCCCACGGTTCCAAACCTTCCAGCACCCGCTGAAACTCCTACAATTCCACTTGTCAACAATCAGCAAGCTCCTTACAGCCAGCCTTCGGCTGCCCTGTCCAACGGAAGAATGCCAAACTTGGCCATGAACCCCCAAGGGTTGCCGGAAAAGGTGCAAAGGTTGTTGGCTGACTTACAACAAACGACTGCCGATATTCCTGAGCAGCACTACATGGATCTTCCTCGACCACATCCTGTTATTGAGATCTTAGATGCCTTGTACGGTTTAATCATCAGAAGCCAGCAAGGACAAGAACCTTATGACATCTGGATTGCAGAGCAAATCTGTGGAATCGTGTTTAGTGGTAGTGAAAACACTTTGGTGATTGAGTGCTTAGTGCATGTACTTGAAAACATTATCAGGATTGGTGGTCGTTGTGCTGTTCGTGTTTCAATGATCATTGGACAGCAAGTCGGAGAAGCACTTCTCCATGTTCCTCTGATCATTGCATTGGTCAAGGCTGAAATGATCGATTGGGCACGCGTCGACTTCGCTACCTCTACAGCCTTGGCAGAGCGCAAAGAAGGGACCCTAGaattcttcctttctctcttggAGCAGGTTTTCTTATGCGATCGACCACTAGCACTGTATACTGATGtcgcgaaaagtttggaAGTCGCTTTCGaatggatatcaaaagaGCCTGACTTGGAAGTTGGCCAGCAGCTCAAGGAGAAGCTTGCAGCTTCTGCCCTTCCAAAAAGCGTCGGCCGCGGCCAAAATGAACGACTTGCCTTTCGTCAAGATCAAATGGAATATGTCTTCGAGGAGTGGATTCACTTGTTCAGCAACCCCATTGCTCCGGAGAGAGCGGCGCTGGTATTCATATCTCACATGTACAACAGACAGCTTATCAACGATAAGGAAGACCTTTGCCTTTTCTTGCGCCTTTCGATTGATACATCAGTCGAACGTTTTgaacaacaaattcaaatgcaTGGCTTCCTTAATGATGCCTACATCCCTATTGACGCGTTGGCAAAGCTTATATCTCTTCTAGTAAGGGGCTATGAGCGTGAAGGTGAAGTGAAGGGCGACAAAGCTGCGTTCTTGGAATCAGTTCTGTCAGTCATAACGTTGGTtttgaatcatcatcatgtcaTGCGGGGCGAAGGTTTCAATCAGAAGGTCTTTACAcgacttctttcttccatgcTCTGTCACTTGAATACCTTCTCAGCTGATTTATCCGAAACGGAGAACCGCCAAATCATCTTGACATTCGCTGAAAAGCTCATCAAACTTCAACCAGCTTACTTCCCAGGCTTTGTATACGGTTGGATGACCTTAATCTCTCATCGCTTCTTCCTTGTACCATTGATGGGACTTCCGGATGATATGGGGTGGCAACCATTTGCAAAACTTGCGGAGTGTTTACTATCCTATACAGGCGAGCTACTGAAGCCATTACAGTTGACATTGGCGGCAAGGGATATTTATCAAGGGGTTCTCAAGTTCTTTCTTGTGTTACAACATGATTACCCTGACTTCGTAGTTGCATACTCGTCAAAGTTATGTGCCAATGTTCCAAGTCATTGTGTTCAATTGTTGAATCTCATTCTCAACGCTCACCCAACGAAGATCCAGCTACCAGATCCATTACAGCCaggattgaaaattgaaCGCATTGAAGAGATCCGCATGTCACCAGAAATTGTCAACagcattgatattgaaggAACCTTACAATCAACTGGTTTGTATGAGATTCTCGAACAAGCATTACAAAATGGCCCCTCAGAAGATGCGGTGGCCCACATTACACATACTATACAACGGAAGCAAACCGAAGTGAGCGGTCCAGGATTTGTACCTGTCAATGTCGACTTGCAGCTTATTGAGTCTATCGTTCTACACATCTGTATGTACGCTGTTACAAGAGCAAGCCAAAAGGGAGAGCTCAATAGTTTTGCTCGCGGTTCTACTGATGCTGCTTTGCTCTCGATGCTTGTTCACGAACTCAATCCAGAAGCTCGACATTATCTTTTGACCAGCATAGTCAACCAACTTCGTTTTCCTAACGCCCACACAAACTACTTCGTGCAAGCGCTCCTGGAACTATTTGGAAATGACGTCAATGATCAAGAGGAGTCCGATATCAGCCAACAAATTCTCCGGGTTTTGTTAGAAAGAGCGTTCGTTTCCCTACCGATCCCTTGGGGCGTACTTAACATGGTCATCGAACTCGCCAAGAAcgaaaataaatacaaattcttTGACTTGCCATATATCAAGTCGACACCAGAG GTCGCTGAACGAATTGCTGTTATCGTGCAGCGTTCTCTCTCAAGATAA